The segment AAACAGCTTAAAATGGAACTGAATTTTCGGGAAATTGCCACAGCAAGTATGATCCTCTTTGCGGTGATTGATATTATTGGGAGCATTCCTATTATTATAGATCTTCGGAAAAAAGCCGGGCATATCCAGAGTGAAAAGGCTTCTATTGTTGCGGGAATACTAATGATCGTTTTCCTTTTTGTAGGGAAGGAGATCCTGAATTTAATTGGAATCGATGTTAATTCATTTGCGGTTGCGGGTTCTTTCATCCTGTTCTTTCTGGCACTCGAGATGATCCTTGGGATTACACTATATAAAGATGACGCTCCTGAAACTGCTGCTGTTGTACCTCTTGCCTTTCCTCTTATTGCAGGCGCAGGGACCATGACTACCCTGCTTTCCCTTCGGGCAGAGTACCACACCATAAACATCGTGGTGGCTATCCTGTTCAATATTATCATTGTTTATGTGGTGCTGAAATCTTCGGGTAAAATGGAAAGATTTTTAGGCAAACAGGGAATTAATGTGATCCGTAAAATTTTTGGTGTAATTTTACTGGCAATAGCAGTTAAACTGTTTACAGCTAATATTCAGAGCCTGTTCAATTAATTTTTCAGGGTTTCTCAAAACCTTAAAACTATAAAAATGAAGATATTTATCTACCTTCTCATTGTACTTGCCGTCGTGGTGATAGGGTACAATGTTACTCTACTTAACTTTGATGATGTGTTTAACGGGGATAGCGGGATAGCATTAATAGGAATATTGTGCGCGGCCTGTGTCATTGTATTACTTGGTATTTTACTTACCTCCCGATCGATTTCGAAAAGATTTAAACAGTAATGGATTTTGATGTTCTCATTGTTGGGGGAGGCGCGGCCGGACTCTCTTGCGCACTTGTATTAGGATCAGCGAAAGATAAATCCTATGCACATAATAAAAAGGTGGGGATAGTAATACATCAAAAAGCCTCTCATTTATCTTCAGCAGTAATAAATAATGCTCTTGGAATCACACCCGGAACCCAGGGCGCGGAAATATTAAAGCAGGGCCCGCTGCATTTAGAAAAATTATATCCGCAGGTGATACAGGTGCAAAAGGAAAAAGTTCTTGAGATAACTCCCTTGCCTGATAGTTTTACTATAAAAACAAATAAAAATTCTTATAGTACAAAATTAGTTGTTGTGTGTGTGGGATATACACATCTTTTAAAGATTAGAGGATTGGAAGAATATATTATACCTCACAAAAAATCTCCGGCGGCTAAAAACAGGATACAATTAATAAATGAAGATCACCTTGTAGCTCCGGGCTTATTTGTAGCAGGTACATTAGCTTACCACAGGAGTCAATACGCGATTGCCTGCGGGAGCGGTGCTGCCGTAGCTACAGATGTTTTGACTTTATGGAACAATGGAGAGCACACAAAGGTGCACGATAAGCTAGAATAAGGTAACGTAAGTTATTATTGTTAAGCAAAAAAGCTATCATTAAAATAATAAAAATGCGGTGTAGTTTCTTAAAGAGAAGAGCTCGCTTTAACTGCTTTTTAAACCTGTAGTCTGCAGATGATCTTATTTGCTCTTCAATAGCCTTTTGGGAGACGTTGGAAGAGTCTACAAGGATTTCCTTTTGCAGGAATAGCAAGGCGCTGTTATCCAGCAACCTGAAGCTTACAGCAATGATGAAGAAGACCAGGGGGGATAACAATAAAAATATGGCTGTATAGTCGTTGTAAGCATCCATGCCAACGAATATACTAGATAGTTTCTGAAATTTCCATGAGTTTTTCTATAATTCGGTCATCTTCATTAATTAATCGCTGAAATTCATCGGTACCGTACAGCTGTTGTGCCATGACGGCTTTTAAATAGCGTTTGACCAGAGGTTTATAATTAGTAATTTTTATCGGAATATTTTGACGTTGGGCATATTTCTGAAAGTTTTCCACCATTTGATCATTTACAACCACCTCGTCCTGGAACTCTTTCCAGCTGAGGGAGTTATAGTAGGTCCTGTCTTTTTCCAATTGCTCAAAAACAAACTGACTTAGAAAACCGCTTTTTAAAATATAAGTGAGATTTTCCCTCTCAAAATTAGTGTCCTTGGCTACGAAAATGTCAGGAATAATTCCCCCGCCGCCGTATACTACTTTTCCGCCGGGAGTAACATACCGTAAACTATCATCTACTGAAATACTGTCTACGCTCTGCAATTCGCCATTCTTGTACTGACGGATGTAATCATTAAAATATTCCTCATTCCCCTGCTCATAAGGTTTTTGAATAGAGCGTCCTGTAGGAGTATAATATCGTGCAATGGTAAGTCTCACTGCACTACCATCTCCCAGTTCCATTTCCCTTTGTACCAATCCTTTTCCATAAGACCTTCTTCCTATGATAATACCGCGGTCATTATCCTGAAAAGCCCCGGCAACTATTTCACTGGCAGAAGCAGAATTTTCATTGATAAGTACAAAAACCTCCTTATCCTCAAAACTTCCTTTGTTCCTGGAATAGGTTTCCTCCATCGCTCCTTTTTTGTTTTTGGTGAACAAAATAGGTTTCCCGTCCTCGAGAAATTCATCCACTATGTTTATAGCTTCTGAAAGATATCCTCCGGGATTATCCCTTAGATCCAGGGCGATTTGTGTTGCGCCTTTTGCTTTAAGATCTTTTATGCTCTCTTTAAACTCCTGGTAAGTTGTTTCAGCAAATCGGTTAATCTTAATATAGCCCAGTTTATCTGAAAGCATATAAGCAGCATCAACGCTCTTAAGAGGAACTCTGCCGCGCTTTACATTAAAGGTCATCAGGTTTTTGAGGCCTTTCCTAAAAACGGTAAGAGTGACATTTGAATTCTCCTCCCCTTTGAGCTGGGAAATAAGAGAATCATTACTTATGTTTTTATCAAAAAGCTGCTCGTCATTTGCAAAAAGGATCCTGTCTCCACCTTTAATTCCTATTTTTTCGCTGGGTCCTCCTTTAAGAGGCTGAATAACTACAATAGTGTCCCTCACTTTTTGAAAACTCACTCCTATCCCTACAAAATCGCCCTGCATACTTTCAGTCACGCTGGCGTATTCATCTTTTGAAATATAAACCGAATGAGGGTCAAGATTTTCAAGGATCCGGTTTACGGTTACATCAACTATACTGTCTGTGTTTACGTCATCCACATACTCATAATCAATATAATCAATAAGACGGTTAAGTTTTTCCTTCTTGGGATTAGAGGAAAACAAACCCTGACTTTGAGAGAAATTTAATTTGGAGCCAAGCAGAATGCCTGCTGCACAAACAACTGCCAGCAAAAGTGGTAAATATATTTTAGTACTTCGTTTCAACTATGCATCTAATTCTGTTACCTGTGTTAGCAATACCCCTGCTTTTTCGAGAAAATCCAATCCTGAATTATCTTTGTAATTTACCTGATATACCACCCGGGTTATACCAGACTGGTGGATGAGTTTACTACATTCCCTGCAAGGCGACATGGTAATATATAAGGTTGCTCCCTGGCAGGATTGAGTTGAAGAAGCCACTTTAAGGATGGCATTTGCTTCTGCATGAAGCACATACCATTTAGTATAGCCTTCCTCATCTTCACAATAATTCTCAAAACCGTAGGAGTACCGTTATATCCGTCGGAAATTATCATCCTGTCTTTCACAATAAGTGCGCCAACCTGTTTTCTCTTGCAGTGGGATAATTTACTCCACTCTCTGGCGATCCTTAGATAAGCTTTGTCGTATTTTAGTTGCTTCTTTTCCTGCATAATAGTAAGGGTCCTGCAATATTAGAAAAGCTTTTTTGTAAAAAAACAAGGCTTACTAAATTATTGCAAGGTGAGGGTTAATACAATTTAACCAAGTTAAAATTTTAAAAAAATGCCTGAATATTTTCCTTCAAAATAGGAAGAATAATTCCTATAACTATGGAGGATAAAACCAGGACCCAGTCTCTCTTGTTTATTCTAAAAAAGTTTTGACAAATAAAAGCGAGAACCAGCACCACCAGGACTACAATAACCTGTGCCGCTTCTATTCCCAGGGCAAATTCAAGTAGGGGAAGAAATTTACTTTGAGTATTTGAGGAAATCATTTTGAAATAGGTTGAAAATCCCAACCCGTGAATGATCCCGAAAAATGCTGTTGCAAAATAAAGAAGAGAAATATTTTTTTGAGACTCTTTCTTTTTGGCGGTTAGGATATTGTAAAGAGCTGTGACAAAAATCGTCACTGCAATTAACGCCTCTACCCATTTGCTACTCACTATCACTATTTCATAAACTGACAAAAATAATGCAAGCGTATGTCCCAGAGTAAAAATTGTCACGAGCCATAAAACCCGCTTCCAGCTTGAAAAGGAATAAGAAGCTACAAGAACAATTAGAAATAATATATGGTCATAGGCATTCCAGTCTAAAACGTGTTCCAGGCCTAATTGGAAGTATAACCAAAATTGAGACATAGTAGCAAAAATAAATAATGCGTGAAAGTACAATATTCCTGCTTACTGGCAAAAGCTAAACAGGATAGCACGAAACGAACTTAGTTCATAGGAATTTTAGATTTCAGATTTTAAGTTTCAGGTTCCAAATTTCAGGTTCCATACTATAAATTTATCCTTACTATTCTTTGATTCGTTTTATAATTCTACCATTTAAACCTCCCGCTGTCGTTGAATATTGCCTGACCTTACATTTTTATTTAAAATAATTCTAAATAAATTTTTTCAATTCAGAGATTCCATATAATTTTGGGTTTTTATTTTTATCAAGTCTAAATAAGAACCCTCATGATTCAAAAATTAAGCTTTTTCATTCTTCTTTTAACTTCCTTTTCTTACTCCCAAACCTCCGGCATTTCGGGAAAAATTACCGACAGTTCAGGGGATGGAATTCCATTTGCAACGGTTTATATTGCCGATCTTGAAATGGGAAGTGCGGCAGATGCTGATGGAAATTTCAGTATAACCAATATTCCTTCCGGAGAATGGAAAGTGCAGATAAGAGCAGTGGGATATGCCACAAAAACTGCTGCCATTTCTATAAACGCTTCAGAAAAAATGTCTGTAAATTTCCAGCTGAAGGAGGATGAACTGGAAGAAGTTGAAGTATTCGGAAACAGGTATAAACATCCCGATAAAATTGAAGCTTTAACCCGTCTTCCGCTGGAACCCTATGAACAAATTCAAAGTATTTCTGTAATATCGGGAAAACTTATAGAAAATCAGGGAGCTTTAAGCATTTCCGAAGCTACTAAAAATGTACCGGGAGTTTATACCTTCGCCACTTACGGCAATAAACGGGAAAGTATGTCCTCCCGTGGGTTCCGCGGAATCCCAATTCTTAAGAATGGAGTGAGGGTACATTCCGATTTTCGCGGAACAGGAATTCTAACCGATATGCAGGGGGTGGATAATATTCAGGTTTTAAAAGGTGCTGCATCAGTCACCCAGGGAGTTGCAACAGATCTTGGAAGTCCCGGCGGAGTAATAAACATAGTTACCAAAACCCCAAAATATTACTTTGGGGGAGAAATCTCTACAAGATTCGG is part of the Antarcticibacterium sp. 1MA-6-2 genome and harbors:
- a CDS encoding HupE/UreJ family protein; its protein translation is MSQFWLYFQLGLEHVLDWNAYDHILFLIVLVASYSFSSWKRVLWLVTIFTLGHTLALFLSVYEIVIVSSKWVEALIAVTIFVTALYNILTAKKKESQKNISLLYFATAFFGIIHGLGFSTYFKMISSNTQSKFLPLLEFALGIEAAQVIVVLVVLVLAFICQNFFRINKRDWVLVLSSIVIGIILPILKENIQAFF
- a CDS encoding MarC family protein — translated: MELNFREIATASMILFAVIDIIGSIPIIIDLRKKAGHIQSEKASIVAGILMIVFLFVGKEILNLIGIDVNSFAVAGSFILFFLALEMILGITLYKDDAPETAAVVPLAFPLIAGAGTMTTLLSLRAEYHTINIVVAILFNIIIVYVVLKSSGKMERFLGKQGINVIRKIFGVILLAIAVKLFTANIQSLFN
- a CDS encoding S41 family peptidase, which encodes MLAVVCAAGILLGSKLNFSQSQGLFSSNPKKEKLNRLIDYIDYEYVDDVNTDSIVDVTVNRILENLDPHSVYISKDEYASVTESMQGDFVGIGVSFQKVRDTIVVIQPLKGGPSEKIGIKGGDRILFANDEQLFDKNISNDSLISQLKGEENSNVTLTVFRKGLKNLMTFNVKRGRVPLKSVDAAYMLSDKLGYIKINRFAETTYQEFKESIKDLKAKGATQIALDLRDNPGGYLSEAINIVDEFLEDGKPILFTKNKKGAMEETYSRNKGSFEDKEVFVLINENSASASEIVAGAFQDNDRGIIIGRRSYGKGLVQREMELGDGSAVRLTIARYYTPTGRSIQKPYEQGNEEYFNDYIRQYKNGELQSVDSISVDDSLRYVTPGGKVVYGGGGIIPDIFVAKDTNFERENLTYILKSGFLSQFVFEQLEKDRTYYNSLSWKEFQDEVVVNDQMVENFQKYAQRQNIPIKITNYKPLVKRYLKAVMAQQLYGTDEFQRLINEDDRIIEKLMEISETI
- a CDS encoding FAD-dependent oxidoreductase, whose translation is MDFDVLIVGGGAAGLSCALVLGSAKDKSYAHNKKVGIVIHQKASHLSSAVINNALGITPGTQGAEILKQGPLHLEKLYPQVIQVQKEKVLEITPLPDSFTIKTNKNSYSTKLVVVCVGYTHLLKIRGLEEYIIPHKKSPAAKNRIQLINEDHLVAPGLFVAGTLAYHRSQYAIACGSGAAVATDVLTLWNNGEHTKVHDKLE
- a CDS encoding TonB-dependent receptor; this encodes MIQKLSFFILLLTSFSYSQTSGISGKITDSSGDGIPFATVYIADLEMGSAADADGNFSITNIPSGEWKVQIRAVGYATKTAAISINASEKMSVNFQLKEDELEEVEVFGNRYKHPDKIEALTRLPLEPYEQIQSISVISGKLIENQGALSISEATKNVPGVYTFATYGNKRESMSSRGFRGIPILKNGVRVHSDFRGTGILTDMQGVDNIQVLKGAASVTQGVATDLGSPGGVINIVTKTPKYYFGGEISTRFGSYGQVRPTFDVFGPINDSETVAFRLNGAFENGESFREGVSRERFYLNPSLQWRMTENTTITLEMDYFDDSRTPDLGTVNIGENDVNAIYDLPHDIFLGYEDDRSITRNSTYAVRVDHSLNNYLSLKGAFYRSNLALDDKGASLGDVVEQDGELVYNLRNRGYSVSTRSDINSVVQLDLIGNELKTGNLTHTFQVGVDYRTTDFSTFSRSANNIDIIDVFDLNNNPITCKL